The proteins below are encoded in one region of Oryzias melastigma strain HK-1 linkage group LG7, ASM292280v2, whole genome shotgun sequence:
- the edem2 gene encoding ER degradation-enhancing alpha-mannosidase-like protein 2 isoform X1 yields the protein MRSLFCDFLKASQTQKLTGFLGFSPFHFYICFVFLSVFSMRAPVCAVLLVCFLNDAAAHQFTEPEMSAVRERIKSMFYHAYNSYLDNAFPYDELRPLTCDGQDTWGSFSLTLIDALDTLLVLGNHSEFQRVASILQDTVDLDIDVNASVFETNIRVVGGLLSAHLLAGRAGMKLEPGWPCSGPLLRMAEEAARKLIPAFQTPTGMPYGTVNLLHGVSPTETPVTCTAGVGTFILEFATLSRLTGDPTFEDVARRALRALWKTRSDIGLVGNHIDVLSKKWVAQDAGIGAGVDSYFEYLVKGAILLQDEELLNMFHAYDRAIQNYTRFDDWYLWVQMHKGTVSMPIFQSLEAFWPGLQSLLGNLDSAVRTFQNYYSVWRQFGGLPEFYSIPQGYTVDKREGYPLRPELIESAMYLYRATGDHTYLQLGLDALESIEKISRTPCGYASVKDLRDHQLDNRMESFFLAETIKYLYLLFDPTHFLHGGGLEGDGSWEEGGEGGQCVLGAGGFIFNTEAHPLDPAALYCCSRHTQERQELRDVLLNLSQPREKADSRSKPANERAEESAQSQSESIALKPGEKKTPPALSCPVQPFSARLSVLGQVFSDNS from the exons ATGCGCAGTTTGTTCTGTGACTTCCTGAAAGCTTCACAGACGCAAAAACTCACTGGTTTTCTgggtttttctccttttcatttttacatttgcttcGTTTTCCTGTCAGTCTTCTCCATGCGGGCTCCTGTCTGCGCAGTTCTGTTAGTTTGCTTCCTGAACGATGCTGCGGCTCATCAGTTCACCGAGCCGGAGATGTCTGCTGTCAG GGAGCGCATCAAATCCATGTTCTACCACGCATACAACAGTTACTTAGACAATGCCTTCCCCTATGatgagctccgccccctcacctGTGATGGACAAGACACCTGGGGCAG CTTCTCACTGACTCTGATCGACGCTCTCGACACTCTGCTG GTTTTAGGAAATCATTCTGAGTTCCAGCGCGTGGCATCAATCCTCCAGGACACCGTGGACTTGGACATCGATGTGAATGCGTCCGTGTTTGAAACCAACATCAGAG TGGTGGGGGGTCTGCTGTCGGCTCACCTGCTGGCGGGGAGGGCGGGGATGAAGCTGGAGCCCGGATGGCCCTGTTCAGGACCCCTACTGAGGATGGCCGAGGAAGCTGCCAGAAAACTGATACCTG CTTTTCAGACTCCTACTGGGATGCCGTACGGGACAGTGAACCTGCTGCACGGCGTCAGTCCCACTGAAACGCCTGTGACCTGCACCGCCGGCGTTGGGACCTTCATCCTGGAGTTCGCCACGCTGAGTCGCCTCACCGGAGACCCGACGTTTGAAGATGTGGCCCGCCGGGCCTTGAGAGCACTGTGGAAGACCAGATCTGACATTGGACTG GTGGGAAACCACATCGACGTCCTGTCAAAGAAGTGGGTGGCTCAGGACGCCGGCATCGGAGCCGGAGTGGACTCGTACTTTGAGTATTTGGTGAAAGGAGCCATCCTGCTGCAGGATGAAGAGCTGCTGAACATGTTCCACG CTTATGACAGAGCCATTCAGAACTACACCCGCTTTGATGACTGGTACCTGTGGGTGCAGATGCATAAAGGAACCGTCTCCATGCCCATTTTCCAGAGTCTGGAGGCCTTCTGGCCTGGCCTGCAG TCTCTGCTGGGGAACCTGGACAGCGCTGTGAGAACTTTTCAGAATTATTACTCAGTGTGGAGGCAGTTTGGAGGTCTGCCGGAGTTTTACAGCATCCCACAGGGTTACACCGTCGATAAGAGGGAGGGATACCCCCTCAGACCAG agCTGATTGAGAGCGCCATGTACCTGTACAGAGCCACAGGTGACCACACCTACCTGCAGCTGGGCCTGGACGCTTTGGAGTCCATAGAGAAGATCTCCAGAACGCCCTGTGGATACGCCAGC GTGAAAGATCTTCGAGATCACCAGCTGGACAACAGGATGGAGTCGTTTTTCCTTGCTGAAACCATCAAGTACCTCTACCTGCTCTTTGACCCCACCCACTTCCTCCACGGCGGGGGTTTGGAGGGAGATGGGTCCTGGGAGGAGGGCGGTGAGGGGGGGCAGTGTGTGTTGGGAGCAGGAGGGTTCATCTTCAACACGGAGGCTCATCCTCTGGACCCAGCCGCGCTCTACTGCTGCAGCCGGCACACCCAGGAGCGGCAGGAGCTGCGGGACGTCCTGCTCAACCTGTCCCAGCCCAGAGAGAAAGCAGACAGCCGATCAAAACCAGCCAATGAACGAGCAGAGGAGTCCGCCCAAAGCCAATCAGAGAGCATCGCTCTGAAGCCTGGAGAGAAGAAGACGCCGCCGGCACTGTCCTGCCCCGTCCAGCCGTTCAGCGCGCGGCTCTCCGTTCTGGGTCAGGTGTTCTCCGACAACTCATGA
- the LOC112159521 gene encoding macrophage mannose receptor 1 — MLNICSHSLREQNREQTMENLLLFIISASALCAADPLPKITYHLIYDMKTWSEAQSFCRANFTDMMIVDSLDDVKILMDTVDSNKLLNLTNSSVAWIGMYNDLGSWSWSLEDKNFYQPGEADFRNWNTGEPNFHLGKVQCVEMSSSGLWNDAPCEWSFKPICSSVTGTSATFHYVNTSMSWPDAQTYCRTHFTDLASIRNQAENLNMVNTKILGEDVWFGLYRGAWRLTNGSLPTLKYWRDGQPNSHDEDCAVANFDDQGKWEDWSCSDSRASVCYHIVQNSHKVVRLKLQRNSVNLNDPVVLEQLLTQLKQKLRGNGQQGLLNVNWRKKSDGLVFHEFKTPTGEEAE; from the exons ATGTTAAATATCTGCAGTCACAGCCTCAGGGAGCAAAACAGAGAACAAACAATGGAGAACCTTCTTCTGTTCATCATTTCTGCATCAG CTCTGTGTGCTGCCGACCCACTCCCTAAAATTACATACCACCTCATTTATGACATGAAAACATGGAGCGAAGCTCAGAGCTTCTGCAGAGCGAACTTTACCGACATGATGATCGTGGACAGCCTCGACGACGTGAAGATCCTGATGGACACGGTCGACTCCAACAAACTACTCAACTTGACAAACAGCTCA GTTGCCTGGATCGGTATGTACAACGATTTGGGCAGCTGGAGTTGGTCGTTGGAGGACAAAAACTTCTACCAACCAGGAGAGGCCGACTTCAGAAACTGGAATACCGGAGAACCAAACTTCCACCTGGGCAAAGTGCAGTGTGTTGAAATGTCCAGTTCTGGTTTGTGGAATGATGCACCTTGTGAGTGGAGCTTCAAACCGATCTGCTCCAGTGTCACAG gaacAAGTGCCACATTTCACTACGTCAACACGTCCATGTCGTGGCCTGACGCTCAGACCTACTGCAGAACTCATTTCACCGATCTGGCCAGCATCAGAAACCAGGCAGagaacctgaacatggtgaatACCAAAATCCTTGGAGAAGACGTCTGGTTCGGTCTTTACAGAGGAGCGTGGAGACTGACTAATGGGAGCCTGCCCACATTGAAGTACTGGCGAGACGGACAACCCAATAGCCACGATGAAGACTGTGCAGTGGCAAACTTTGACGACCAGGGAAAGTGGGAGGACTGGAGCTGTTCTGACAGCAGAGCATCGGTTTGCTACCACA TTGTTCAAAATTCCCATAAAGTAGTTCGTCTGAAACTGCAGAGAAACTCTGTGAACCTGAATGACCCCGTGGTTCTGGAGCAGCTGCTGACTCAG CTGAAACAGAAGCTGAGGGGAAACGGACAACAAGGACTGTTGAACGTGAACTGGAGGAAGAAGTCAGACGGACTCGTCTTCCACGAGTTCAAGACGCCAACTGGGGAAGAAGCAGAATAA
- the edem2 gene encoding ER degradation-enhancing alpha-mannosidase-like protein 2 isoform X2: protein MFYHAYNSYLDNAFPYDELRPLTCDGQDTWGSFSLTLIDALDTLLVLGNHSEFQRVASILQDTVDLDIDVNASVFETNIRVVGGLLSAHLLAGRAGMKLEPGWPCSGPLLRMAEEAARKLIPAFQTPTGMPYGTVNLLHGVSPTETPVTCTAGVGTFILEFATLSRLTGDPTFEDVARRALRALWKTRSDIGLVGNHIDVLSKKWVAQDAGIGAGVDSYFEYLVKGAILLQDEELLNMFHAYDRAIQNYTRFDDWYLWVQMHKGTVSMPIFQSLEAFWPGLQSLLGNLDSAVRTFQNYYSVWRQFGGLPEFYSIPQGYTVDKREGYPLRPELIESAMYLYRATGDHTYLQLGLDALESIEKISRTPCGYASVKDLRDHQLDNRMESFFLAETIKYLYLLFDPTHFLHGGGLEGDGSWEEGGEGGQCVLGAGGFIFNTEAHPLDPAALYCCSRHTQERQELRDVLLNLSQPREKADSRSKPANERAEESAQSQSESIALKPGEKKTPPALSCPVQPFSARLSVLGQVFSDNS, encoded by the exons ATGTTCTACCACGCATACAACAGTTACTTAGACAATGCCTTCCCCTATGatgagctccgccccctcacctGTGATGGACAAGACACCTGGGGCAG CTTCTCACTGACTCTGATCGACGCTCTCGACACTCTGCTG GTTTTAGGAAATCATTCTGAGTTCCAGCGCGTGGCATCAATCCTCCAGGACACCGTGGACTTGGACATCGATGTGAATGCGTCCGTGTTTGAAACCAACATCAGAG TGGTGGGGGGTCTGCTGTCGGCTCACCTGCTGGCGGGGAGGGCGGGGATGAAGCTGGAGCCCGGATGGCCCTGTTCAGGACCCCTACTGAGGATGGCCGAGGAAGCTGCCAGAAAACTGATACCTG CTTTTCAGACTCCTACTGGGATGCCGTACGGGACAGTGAACCTGCTGCACGGCGTCAGTCCCACTGAAACGCCTGTGACCTGCACCGCCGGCGTTGGGACCTTCATCCTGGAGTTCGCCACGCTGAGTCGCCTCACCGGAGACCCGACGTTTGAAGATGTGGCCCGCCGGGCCTTGAGAGCACTGTGGAAGACCAGATCTGACATTGGACTG GTGGGAAACCACATCGACGTCCTGTCAAAGAAGTGGGTGGCTCAGGACGCCGGCATCGGAGCCGGAGTGGACTCGTACTTTGAGTATTTGGTGAAAGGAGCCATCCTGCTGCAGGATGAAGAGCTGCTGAACATGTTCCACG CTTATGACAGAGCCATTCAGAACTACACCCGCTTTGATGACTGGTACCTGTGGGTGCAGATGCATAAAGGAACCGTCTCCATGCCCATTTTCCAGAGTCTGGAGGCCTTCTGGCCTGGCCTGCAG TCTCTGCTGGGGAACCTGGACAGCGCTGTGAGAACTTTTCAGAATTATTACTCAGTGTGGAGGCAGTTTGGAGGTCTGCCGGAGTTTTACAGCATCCCACAGGGTTACACCGTCGATAAGAGGGAGGGATACCCCCTCAGACCAG agCTGATTGAGAGCGCCATGTACCTGTACAGAGCCACAGGTGACCACACCTACCTGCAGCTGGGCCTGGACGCTTTGGAGTCCATAGAGAAGATCTCCAGAACGCCCTGTGGATACGCCAGC GTGAAAGATCTTCGAGATCACCAGCTGGACAACAGGATGGAGTCGTTTTTCCTTGCTGAAACCATCAAGTACCTCTACCTGCTCTTTGACCCCACCCACTTCCTCCACGGCGGGGGTTTGGAGGGAGATGGGTCCTGGGAGGAGGGCGGTGAGGGGGGGCAGTGTGTGTTGGGAGCAGGAGGGTTCATCTTCAACACGGAGGCTCATCCTCTGGACCCAGCCGCGCTCTACTGCTGCAGCCGGCACACCCAGGAGCGGCAGGAGCTGCGGGACGTCCTGCTCAACCTGTCCCAGCCCAGAGAGAAAGCAGACAGCCGATCAAAACCAGCCAATGAACGAGCAGAGGAGTCCGCCCAAAGCCAATCAGAGAGCATCGCTCTGAAGCCTGGAGAGAAGAAGACGCCGCCGGCACTGTCCTGCCCCGTCCAGCCGTTCAGCGCGCGGCTCTCCGTTCTGGGTCAGGTGTTCTCCGACAACTCATGA